The Oncorhynchus nerka isolate Pitt River linkage group LG24, Oner_Uvic_2.0, whole genome shotgun sequence genome has a window encoding:
- the LOC115108635 gene encoding vasculin-like protein 1 yields MAQHDFVPAWLNFSTPQPAKSLAAFERHGENLARCDPRPAVSRRRHNSSDGFFNNSPLRAPAGDGLHHPSLLRHDSVDSGVAKGGQGGLGSSLWGQEGPHHGRHTKRPVGDRERPGPHRQRNGTFHPRKGGFLPVEGGHEDKLKFVEEDFPSLNQSESSGKPVAQPHAVGTPVGVWEHPPSAKQTITKMLVIKKVSKEDPGASFSAGFANTTVPHLTNGTKTPISSSSVYKNLVPKPAITPTKAGPWKPSGRETKSSFNISGWDSAFTSPAASVNKLLTHVTAPTYGPTYGTPKEPPSSITPPIDVTLPRLKLMRRSTDRKSEFLRGLKDDRNWDGPTSTSPSEPKENRGDLQENGIPHSLSDSDTDHLSSSLEAEYRLLKAMGWQEYPENDDNFLPITDAELQEFQAKTEKLKRNRLVQNGVLLKPLLKGAPLLSWRSPVEPELEEVSESESTSSSQTDDDDI; encoded by the exons tctctTGCAGCGTTTGAGAGGCACGGAGAGAATCTTGCCCGCTGTGATCCTCGGCCCGCTGTGAGCCGCCGCCGCCATAACTCCTCCGACGGCTTCTTCAACAACAGCCCTCTCAGAGCACCTGCAG GTGATGGGTtgcaccatccctctctcctgcgGCATGACTCTGTGGACTCAGGCGTGGCTAAGGGAGGGCAGGGGGGCCTGGGTAGCAGTCTCTGGGGGCAGGAGGGACCCCACCATGGGCGCCACACCAAGCGCCCTGTGGGGGACAGGGAGCGACCAGGGCCCCACCGTCAGCGTAACGGGACCTTCCACCCCCGGAAAGGAGGCTTCCTGCCAGTTGAGGGAGGCCATGAGGACAAGCTGAAGTTTGTGGAGGAGGATTTT CCCTCACTCAATCAATCAGAGAGCAGTGGGAAGCCGGTGGCCCAGCCTCATGCCGTAGGGACTCCTGTAGGTGTTTGGG AGCACCCCCCTAGTGCCAAGCAGACCATAACTAAGATGTTGGTCATCAAGAAGGTTTCCAAGGAAGACCCTGGGGCTTCTTTCTCTGCTGGTTTCGCCAACACAACGGTACCCCACCTAACCAACGGCACCAAAACCCCAATCTCCTCATCCAGTGTCTACAAGAACCTGGTGCCCAAGCCAGCTATCACCCCAACCAAG GCTGGTCCCTGGAAGCCAAgcgggagagaaaccaaaagcagTTTTAATATATCCGGCTGGGACTCCGCCTTCACCAGCCCTGCTGCCTCTGTGAACAAACTTCTTACGCATGTCACTGCCCCGACCTACGGCCCGACCTACGGAACCCCCAAGGAG CCTCCCTCCAGCATCACCCCTCCCATCGACGTCACCCTTCCTCGTCTGAAGCTGATGCGTCGCAGCACCGACCGGAAGAGTGAGTTCCTGCGAGGCCTGAAGGATGATCGGAACTGGGACGGGCCCACCTCTACCAGTCCATCAGAACctaaggagaacagaggagacttgCAGGAGAATGGGATCCCTCACTCTCTCAGCGACTCAGACACAGATCACCTTTCCAGCTCGTTGGAGGCAGAATACAG GTTGCTCAAAGCTATGGGCTGGCAGGAGTACCCAGAGAATGATGACAACTTTTTGCCCATCACTGATGCTGAGCTCCAAGAATTTCAAGCTAAAACTGAGAAG TTGAAGAGGAACAGGCTGGTCCAGAACGGTGTTCTCCTGAAGCCTCTTCTCAAGGGTGCGCCCCTGCTGTCCTGGAGAAGCCCTGTAGAGCCTGAACTAGAAGAGGTCTCAGAGTCCGAGAGCACTAGCAGCAGCCAGACAGACGACGACGACATCTAA